The DNA region TTATGCATACAACTACTATGCAGCCAGTTGGCTCTGTTGTACCCGCTTCAGCCGTGCTGATGGGATCAACACAGCTGGCAAACAGGCACTTTGTTAAAGGGGGACTGTTTCTTCTGGTTCAACTGGTTTTCCTTTTTTATGCCACCGACATTATTAGTGCATTAAAAGGACTGGTGACTCTGGGAGAAGTGACCCAGCAACGGGTAGGGTTCACCATTATTCACGGTGACAACTCTATTCATATGCTGGTAGAAGGGGTTATTGCGCTGTTTCTGCTGCTCGCATTTTTGTTCACTTATGCAAAAAATATACAGGACGCCCGCCATTTATCACCCAGCAGTACAGGCTTCAAGGAGCAGGTAAGAAGCTTATTTGATGACCACTTTCCAATCATCATGCTAAGTCCTGCGGCTCTGGCGGCTATTGCCTTTATCATTTTACCCATTATCATTACAGTTCTTGTATCACTCACCAATTATGCTGCACCAGCCAACATTCCTCCCAGGAACCTTGTGGACTGGGTGGGCTTTCAAAATTTCCGCTCCTTATTTGAGTTAAAAATCTGGTCAAGCACACTGCTGGGCGTGGGTAGCTGGACCTTCATATGGGCCACGAGTGCTACTGTTTTCACCTGTGGTTTTGGTTTTATTCTGGCTCTGGCTCTGTCTAACAGGGATGTAGTGGGTAAAAAAATCTGGCGTGTTATTTTTATGCTGCCATATGCTATCCCTGCTTTTGTGACATTGCTGATTTTCAGACTGTTACTAAACGGTGTTGGTCCGGTCAACGCCCTGTTGAACACTTGGGGCTTTGAGTCCATCGCATTTTTATCAGATCCGACTCTAGCCAAGATCACAGTTATCACTGTCGGAGTCTGGGTAGGCGCCCCCTATTTTATGCTGCTGATATCCGGCGCCTTGACCAATATTCCAAAAGAACTGTACGAAGCCAGTGAAGTAGACGGTGCCAGTCGTTTTCAACAGTTCAGGGAAATCACCCTGCCAATGGTATTGCATCAGGTTGCTCCTTCACTGGTGATGACCTTCTCGTTTAACTTTAACAACTTTGGAGCAGTTTACCTGCTAACCGAAGGTGGCCCCATTAACCCTGCTTATC from Endozoicomonas sp. NE40 includes:
- a CDS encoding carbohydrate ABC transporter permease, producing the protein MHTTTMQPVGSVVPASAVLMGSTQLANRHFVKGGLFLLVQLVFLFYATDIISALKGLVTLGEVTQQRVGFTIIHGDNSIHMLVEGVIALFLLLAFLFTYAKNIQDARHLSPSSTGFKEQVRSLFDDHFPIIMLSPAALAAIAFIILPIIITVLVSLTNYAAPANIPPRNLVDWVGFQNFRSLFELKIWSSTLLGVGSWTFIWATSATVFTCGFGFILALALSNRDVVGKKIWRVIFMLPYAIPAFVTLLIFRLLLNGVGPVNALLNTWGFESIAFLSDPTLAKITVITVGVWVGAPYFMLLISGALTNIPKELYEASEVDGASRFQQFREITLPMVLHQVAPSLVMTFSFNFNNFGAVYLLTEGGPINPAYRFAGHTDILITWIYKLTLDFQQYNIASVVSIIIFLFLSLIAIWQFSRMKSFKNDVGM